The following are encoded in a window of Acropora muricata isolate sample 2 chromosome 6, ASM3666990v1, whole genome shotgun sequence genomic DNA:
- the LOC136919914 gene encoding BTB/POZ domain-containing protein 6-like, which translates to MLVDKKIDAEMNRLEMATVHENWQTNCISISQRTKYIFNTALLSDVKFIVPVSNGESESKVIPAHKLVLAIGSPVFFAMFYGQMADTRDSIELPDCDYESLLELFRFIYGDEVELTGSNVMHVLYLAKKYLLPSLVEKCAEFLRKNLDASNVFSILPHAQKFEEKDLENRCWEVVEVHTEEALTSDDFVATERSLVESVVKREKLNVKEVELFKAVDRWAEKKIEEQGIVTDGNAKRRIIGEEILKEIRFPLMLEKEFASFIIDSNILNVQEVGVMVKHYNQVLTSPLPYLQSPRIVALKRVCRFNNFTQHPAGESGSWHYSSGRPDNLVLILDKDVRLHGVQHFGREGCEYTVSIEIKEATSNLSLVKKSGTYSSEKDVNHIYYGFDVLFDTPVILESGKRYEISSVISGPPSWSGVRGQTLVNFEGLNFTFRLHERPGNGTSETSGQFPVFLFTHSG; encoded by the coding sequence ATGCTTGTGGATAAGAAAATCGACGCAGAGATGAACAGACTAGAAATGGCAACTGTTCATGAGAACTGGCAGACTAACTGTATCTCCATCAGCCAAAGAACTAAGTATATTTTTAACACGGCGTTGCTGAGCGATGTGAAGTTCATTGTTCCAGTGTCAAATGGTGAAAGTGAAAGCAAGGTGATCCCAGCTCACAAGTTAGTACTGGCGATTGGAAGCCCAGTCTTCTTTGCCATGTTCTATGGTCAAATGGCGGACACTAGAGACTCCATTGAATTACCTGACTGTGATTACGAGAGTCTACTGGAGTTATTTCGTTTCATTTATGGCGATGAAGTTGAACTAACAGGAAGTAATGTCATGCATGTCCTGTACTTGGCGAAGAAATACTTATTGCCTTCACTCGTTGAGAAATGTGCCGAATTTCTGCGAAAAAACTTGGATGCTTCCAATGTGTTCTCCATTCTTCCGCACGCTCAGAAGTTTGAAgagaaagatttagaaaatCGATGTTGGGAAGTGGTCGAGGTACACACAGAGGAAGCTCTGACCTCAGATGATTTTGTTGCCACGGAGCGATCGCTGGTGGAATCTGTTGTGAAGAGAGAGAAGTTGAATGTCAAGGAAGTGGAATTGTTCAAGGCTGTTGATCGCTGGGCAGAAAAAAAGATTGAGGAGCAAGGAATAGTCACGGATGGTAATGCAAAGAGAAGAATCATTGGTGAAGAGATTTTGAAAGAGATAAGGTTTCCTTTGATGTTAGAAAAAGAATTTGCTAGTTTTATTATAGATTCCAACATATTGAACGTGCAAGAAGTTGGTGTCATGGTAAAGCACTACAATCAGGTACTGACATCCCCTTTGCCATATTTACAGTCTCCAAGAATTGTCGCTTTAAAGCGAGTCTGCCGATTTAATAATTTCACGCAGCATCCGGCAGGTGAGTCAGGGTCGTGGCATTACAGTAGTGGTAGGCCGGACAATCTCGTCCTTATTCTTGACAAGGATGTCCGTCTTCATGGAGTTCAACATTTTGGCCGTGAAGGGTGTGAATATACAGTTTCCATTGAAATTAAAGAAGCAACAAGTAACCTATCTCTGGTGAAAAAGTCCGGAACATATTCCAGTGAAAAAGACGTGAATCATATCTATTATGGCTTTGATGTTTTGTTTGACACGCCTGTGATCCTAGAGTCAGGGAAGAGATATGAAATTAGCTCAGTGATCAGTGGTCCACCATCATGGTCTGGTGTCCGAGGGCAAACACTGGTCAATTTTGAAGGGTTAAATTTTACATTCCGTTTGCATGAGCGTCCGGGTAATGGCACTAGTGAGACAAGTGGACAGTTTCCAGTCTTCCTCTTCACTCATTCTGGTTAA
- the LOC136919916 gene encoding BTB/POZ domain-containing protein 6-like: METVQENWQTNCTSINQRTKYIFNTALLSDVKFIVPMSNGESESKVIPAHKLVLAISSSVFFAMFYGQMADTRDSIELPDCDYESLLELFRFIYSDEVELTGSNVIHVLYLAKKYLVPSLAEKCAEFLRKNLDASNVFSILPHAQKFDDKDLENRCWKVIEVHTEEALTSDDFVATERSLVESVVKREKLNVKEVELFKAVDRWAEKKIEEQGIVTDGNAKRRIIGEEILKDIRFPLMLQNEFASFVIDSNILHMKEVCDMIQHYNQVLRSPLPYLQSPRIGVLKRVCRFMDFKQHPAAGASGRWNYSGKPDNLVLILDKDVRLHGVQQFGREGCEYTVSMEIKDAGTNLSMVKKSGTYSSEKDLHHIYYGFDVLFDTPVILESGKRYEVSSMINGPRSWSGKQGQTSVNFEGINFTFSRSASPSNGTNEQRGQFPVFLFTGSG, translated from the coding sequence ATGGAAACTGTTCAGGAGAACTGGCAGACAAACTGTACTTCCATCAACCAAAGAACTAAGTATATTTTTAACACGGCGTTGCTGAGCGATGTGAAGTTTATTGTTCCAATGTCAAATGGTGAAAGTGAAAGCAAGGTGATCCCAGCTCACAAATTAGTTCTGGCAATAAGCAGCTCTGTGTTCTTTGCCATGTTCTATGGTCAAATGGCGGACACTAGAGACTCAATTGAACTACCTGACTGTGATTATGAGAGTCTACTGGAGTTATTTCGTTTCATTTACAGCGATGAAGTTGAACTAACAGGGAGTAATGTCATCCATGTGTTGTACTTGGCGAAGAAATACTTGGTGCCTTCACTCGCTGAGAAATGTGCCGAATTTCTGCGAAAAAACTTGGATGCGTCCAATGTGTTCTCCATTCTCCCGCACGCGCAGAAGTTTGACGATAAAGATTTAGAAAATCGATGTTGGAAAGTGATCGAGGTACACACAGAGGAAGCTCTGACCTCAGATGATTTTGTTGCCACCGAGCGATCGCTGGTGGAATCTGTTGTGAAGAGAGAGAAGTTGAATGTCAAGGAAGTGGAATTGTTCAAGGCTGTTGATCGCTGGGCGGAAAAAAAGATTGAGGAGCAAGGAATAGTCACGGATGGCAATGCAAAGAGACGAATCATTGGAGAGGAGATTTTGAAAGACATAAGGTTTCCTTTGATGTTACAAAATGAATTTGCTAGTTTTGTTATAGACTCCAACATATTGCACATGAAAGAAGTTTGTGACATGATACAGCACTACAATCAGGTACTGAGATCCCCACTGCCGTACTTGCAGTCTCCAAGAATTGGCGTTTTAAAGAGAGTCTGCCGATTTATGGATTTCAAGCAGCATCCGGCTGCAGGTGCGTCAGGTCGCTGGAATTACAGTGGTAAGCCGGACAATCTCGTCCTTATCCTAGACAAGGATGTCCGTCTTCATGGAGTTCAACAATTTGGCCGTGAGGGGTGCGAGTATacagtttccatggaaattaaAGACGCAGGAACTAACCTGTCTATGGTGAAAAAGTCTGGGACATATTCCAGTGAAAAAGACCTGCATCATATCTATTATGGGTTTGATGTTTTGTTTGACACTCCTGTGATCCTAGAGTCAGGGAAGAGATACGAAGTTAGCTCAATGATCAATGGTCCAAGATCATGGTCTGGTAAACAAGGGCAAACAAGTGTCAATTTTGAAGGGATAAATTTTACATTCAGTAGGTCAGCTTCTCCAAGTAATGGCACTAATGAGCAACGTGGACAGTTTCCTGTCTTCCTCTTTACTGGTTCTGGTTAA